One genomic region from Fictibacillus marinisediminis encodes:
- the guaB gene encoding IMP dehydrogenase yields the protein MWESKFEKEGLTFDDVLLVPAKSSVLPKDVSLKTRLSDSVQLNIPVISAGMDTVTEAELAIAMARQGGLGIIHKNMSIEQQAEQVDRVKRSESGVITDPFYLTPDHQVFDAEHLMGKYRISGVPIVDEDKKLVGILTNRDLRFVEDYSIQISDVMTKENLVTAPVGTTLKEAEQLLQKHKIEKLPLVDNEGTLQGLITIKDIEKVIEFPNSAKDSQGRLLAGAAVGVTKDAMVRIDKLVEAGVDVIVIDTAHGHSEGVLTKVREVRAKYPDLTIIAGNVATAEATKDLIEAGASVVKVGIGPGSICTTRVVAGVGVPQITAIYDCATEARKHGIPIIADGGIKYSGDIVKALATGGNAVMLGSLLAGVTESPGEREIYQGRQFKVYRGMGSIGAMEQGSRDRYFQENNQKLVPEGIEGRVPYKGPLADTLFQLIGGIRSGMGYCGTPTLEELQNNSKFVKITGAGLRESHPHQVQITKEAPNYSV from the coding sequence ATGTGGGAGAGCAAGTTTGAAAAAGAAGGATTAACGTTTGATGATGTGCTTTTAGTGCCGGCAAAATCGTCTGTTTTGCCAAAAGATGTTTCATTAAAGACACGTCTTTCAGATTCTGTACAGTTAAACATCCCTGTTATAAGCGCCGGAATGGACACGGTAACAGAGGCAGAATTGGCGATTGCCATGGCTCGCCAGGGCGGATTAGGAATTATCCATAAAAACATGTCTATCGAACAGCAGGCAGAGCAAGTGGACAGAGTAAAACGCTCTGAAAGCGGAGTTATTACTGATCCGTTCTACCTTACACCTGATCATCAAGTTTTTGATGCTGAACATCTTATGGGGAAATACAGAATCAGCGGTGTTCCCATTGTTGATGAAGATAAAAAGCTTGTAGGCATTCTCACCAACCGTGATCTTCGTTTTGTTGAAGATTACTCCATTCAGATTTCAGATGTAATGACGAAAGAAAATCTTGTGACTGCCCCAGTAGGAACTACCCTAAAAGAAGCAGAGCAATTACTTCAAAAGCATAAGATTGAAAAGCTTCCATTGGTCGATAATGAAGGCACTCTTCAAGGATTAATTACAATAAAAGATATCGAAAAGGTTATTGAGTTCCCTAATTCTGCAAAAGACAGCCAAGGTCGTTTGCTGGCTGGTGCAGCAGTAGGGGTAACAAAAGATGCGATGGTTCGTATTGATAAATTGGTCGAAGCAGGAGTGGATGTTATCGTCATCGATACGGCTCATGGCCACTCTGAAGGTGTATTGACTAAAGTAAGAGAAGTTCGTGCTAAATACCCTGACCTTACCATCATTGCTGGAAACGTAGCAACAGCAGAAGCGACAAAAGATTTGATCGAAGCTGGAGCAAGTGTGGTTAAAGTCGGAATCGGGCCTGGATCGATCTGTACGACCCGTGTTGTTGCCGGTGTAGGTGTGCCTCAGATTACGGCCATTTATGACTGCGCAACAGAAGCCCGCAAGCACGGTATTCCGATCATTGCTGACGGAGGCATTAAATATTCTGGAGACATCGTGAAAGCTCTTGCTACAGGCGGAAATGCTGTTATGCTCGGAAGCTTGCTTGCCGGAGTAACCGAAAGCCCAGGAGAACGGGAAATTTACCAAGGGCGCCAATTTAAAGTTTACCGGGGAATGGGATCGATCGGGGCTATGGAGCAAGGAAGCCGCGACCGATATTTCCAGGAAAATAATCAAAAACTTGTTCCGGAAGGCATTGAAGGTCGAGTACCTTATAAAGGGCCACTCGCTGATACATTGTTCCAGCTGATCGGCGGAATTCGTTCAGGTATGGGATATTGCGGAACTCCTACATTAGAGGAGCTTCAAAATAATTCTAAGTTCGTTAAGATTACCGGTGCTGGATTAAGAGAAAGCCACCCTCACCAAGTACAAATTACCAAAGAAGCACCAAATTATTCAGTCTAA